GCTGCACATTCGACGCCCTGTCCCAGCCCGACTCCGGCCCCGTCAGCCAATTTCGCACGTACTGCTTGTCGAACGACGGCTGCACCCTTCCCGGCTCGTACCCCTCCGCCGGCCAGTACCTCGACGAATCCGGCGTCAGCACTTCGTCCGCCAGCACCAGCGCGCCCGTCTCGTCCACGCCGAACTCGAACTTCGTGTCCGCCAGCAGGATTCCGCGCTTCGCCGCCACTTCCGCTCCACGGCGGTACACCGCGAGCGTCGCCTCGCGAAGCTCCTCCGCCCGCTTCGCACCGATAGTCGCGACCACTGCGTCGAACGAAACGTTCTCGTCGTGCTCGCCGAACGCCGCCTTCGTTGCCGGCGTGAAGATCGGCGAAGGCAGCTTCGAGGCCTCTACGAGACCTTCAGGCAGCTCTACTCCGCACACTGCGCCCGTACGCTGATAGTCCGAGTACCCGGACCCCGTGAGGTATCCGCGCGCGACAGCTTCCACCGGAAGCATGTCGAGACGGCGTACGAGCAGCGCGCGCCCGCGTACCTCGGCGGGGATGCGCGGGTCGTCGTACGCGACGAGGTGGTTCGGGATCAGGTCCGACAGCTGCTCGAACCAGAACACGCTCATCGCCGTGAGCACGCGGCCCTTGTCGGGGATGGGCGTGTCCAGGATGAAGTCGTAGGCGGAGATGCGGTCCGAGGTGACCAGCAGCAGGTGGTCGTCCCCGACCGCGTACAGGTCCCGGACTTTTCCGGCGGCGATCTTCGGGTAATCGGCGAGCGTCGTCACTGCTGCACCCTAACCCGAGCACCGCTACCGCGAGGATGATGCAGGTCATGGCCTACCGCTGGATTTCGTTCACCTCCGACTACGGGCTGCACGACGGCTTCGTGGCCGCCTGCCACGGGGTCATCGCTGGCATCGCGCCCGACGTACGCGTTCTCGACGTAACCCACCTCGTCCCGCCGCAGCAGGTGCGCTCAGGCGCGGCAGTGCTCGCGCAGACCGTGCCGTCGCTGCCTAAGGCCGTACACCTGGCTGTTGTCGACCCAGGCGTCGGTACGGAGCGCCGTGGCATCGTGGTGGACGCTGCGCACGGCATCCTGGTCGGCCCGGACAACGGTCTGCTCTTACCGGCCGCAGAAGCGCTAGGCGGCGTGTACGCGGCGTACGTGATCGACGTGCGCACGCCGGTGTCCGCGACCTTTCACGGCCGCGACATCTTCGCTCCCGTCGCCGCGAAGCTCGCGCTCGGCGCGCACCCCGGCTCCTTCGGACCCGCCATCCGCGACCTGGTGCGCCTGCCAGAACCGCTGGTCGCGGCGTTCCCCGGCAAGCTCGTGTCGGACGTGCTGACCGTCGACCACTTCGGCAACGTCCAGCTCGCCGCTACGCCCGCCGACCTCGACCTAACCGGGTTGACCGGTGAGGTGACGGTGCACAGCGAGCACGTCGCGGTGTCCGCCACGATCGGCCGGACCTTCGCCGACGTCCCGCGGGGCGCGAACCTCGTCTATCCCGATTCGGCGGGGAAGCTGGCCGTCGCGGTCAACGGCGGTTCGGCGGCTTCGGTGCTGCGGATCGGACCGGCCGAGGAATGCACGATCACTGCGTCGCCGACCGCCAGCTGACCCGGCCGGGTGACCGCCGCCTTCATGCCGAAGAGGACGCCGCCGGACGGGTCCCGGTGGTACGCGGCGAGGGAGCGAATCGGCTCCGGGCCGGAGCGCTTGCCGGTTTCCTGATCGACCATCGGCACCGCGCACCGGACGCACAGCTGCGCGTAGGCGAATTCGACGCCGCCGGCTTCCATCCGGCGCACCGCGTCCTCGGCATGCGGTTCCGCCCAGCCGCGGATCACGAGGTTGGGCCGGAATCGGTCCATCGGCACCGGCTCGGCTCCGCGCTGCGCGATCCGCTCGTTCAGGTGGTCCAAAGAGGACTCGGAGATGACGAGGATCGCGTGGCCGTCGGCGAACCTCGCGGTCCCGCGGGTCTCCCCGCTCGTGACGCGGTCATGCTCCGGGGTGACGCCGAGCAGCACGGACGGCTGACCCAGCACGGTGGAGAACCACTCAGCGGCGTCGGGGCCCTGGTGGACGCCCTCGCCGGTCCAGTTGAAGGTGGACGCGGGGTGCCGCCGGCCGTCCTTCTGGACCTCGATGGTCAGGTCCTCGACCCCGGGCGCGGACAGGGCGAGCCGGGTGCCGCCGTCGAGGACGCGGGGCCGGATGGCGGCCATGCCGGGGAAGCGGCGCTGGCTGCGAAAGTCGCCGTCGGCCGCGGCGACGATGAACTCCCGGTCGTGCGCGAGACCGGCCGGGGTCACGTCGGCGGACTGGACTGTCGTCCCGGCGCAGCCTTTGACCGGGTAGTACGTGAGCCGCGAGATCGTCCCCATGGGGTTCACGGTACCTGTCGGTCCGGAGGGAACTGGGGCGCACGATCCCGTCGTGGACCACCGGCGCGCCGGTACCCTGCGAACTCGTGGAGCTGCTGCCGTTCGACGAGTATGTGCGCTCGCTGCCGCGGAAGCGGATGTCGGCAGGCATCTTGCTCCGCGACGAAACCGGACGCGTCCTGCTCGTCGAGCCGTCCTATAAGGACAGCTGGGACATACCCGGCGGAGTGTGCGACGCGGGCGAACCGCCGTGGCGCACGGCGCGCCGGGAACAAGCCGAGGAAATCGGGATCGACCGCCCGCTCGGTCCACTGCTGGTCATCGACTACGCACCGGACGACGGCCGGATGCCAGAAGGGCTCGCGTTCATCTTCGACGGCGGGCGAATTTCCGCGGCGGAAACCGCCCGTCTCACCCTCACTGACCCGGAAATCCTCGCCGTGCACCTGCTGCCGATCGACGAGGCAGCTCAGCGAGTAGCCCCGCCGCTGGCCCGGCGGCTCCAGGTGGCCTGGGAAGCCGCCGGGACCGGCGACAGTTGCCTCCTCTGCGAGGACGGCCGTCCCCTCACAGCACCTGCGACAGGAACTGCTGCAACCGAGGACTAGCCGGCGCCTCGAACATCTGCTCCGGCGTCCCCTGCTCCACGATCCGCCCCGCGTCCATGAACGCGACCTCGTCCGCCACGCTTCGGGCGAAGCCCATCTCGTGGGTCACCACGATCAGAGTGAGACCACGCGAAGCCAGCCCGGCCATCAGGTCAAGGACGCCCTTCACCAGCTCCGGGTCCAGCGCGCTCGTGGCCTCGTCGAAGAGCATCACTTCCGGTTCCATCGCCAGCGCACGGGCGATCGCCACCCGCTGCTGCTGGCCGCCGGACAGTGCGGCCGGGCGGTACGGGGCCTTGTCCGCAAGGCCGACCTCGGCCAGCCGCGCCCGGGCGACCTCGGTCGCGTCCTCTTTGGACAGACGGCGCACGCTGCGCAGCGGCAGGACGATGTTGTCCAAAACAGACCGGTGCCCGAACAGGTTGAAGTGCTGGAACACCATCCCGACCCGCTGGCGCAAGGCGTCCGGATCCGAGGCGATGACGCTTTCGCCGTCCAGCAGCAGGTCGCCGCTGTCCGGTTCCTGCAGGCGATTCACGCACCGCAGCAAGGTCGATTTGCCGGAACCGGACGGGCCGATCACGCACGTGGTGCTCCCGCTCGGCACCTTCAGGTTCACCCCGCGCAGCACCTCCAGCGTCCCGAAGCGGACGTGGATGTCGCGCAATTCCACCGAAGACGAACGAATCGCTGTACTCATACCGTCCCGCTCGCGATCATTTCCTTGGTCTCCGTGGGCACCTTTCGACCGGTTTGCAACCGTTTGTCGATGTAGTTCACCAGGTGCGTCAGCGGGACCGTGATCACCAGGTACACGACCCCGGCGGCGACCAGCGGCGACAGGTTGCCCGTGTTGGCCGCGAGGTCCTGGCCGATCCGGAACAGTTCCCGTTGCGAGGTAAGGAAACCGAGGAAGTACACCAGGGTCGAGTCCTTCACCAGCGCGATGAACTGGTTCACCAGCGCGGGCAGCACCCGCCGCACGCCCTGCGGGATCACCACCAGCAGCATCGCCTTGGTGTAGCTCATGCCGAGCGCGCGGCTCGCCTCCAGCTGTCCTTTGTCGACACTCTGGATGCCCGCCCGGAAAATCTCGCCGATGTACGCGGCGGCGATCAGGCTCAGCGCGGCGATGCCCAGCGGGTACGGGTTGTTGCCCACCAAACCGCGAGCGAGCAGGCCGACGCCCTGGCCGATCACGAGGATCGTCAGGATCGCGGGCAGGCCGCGGAAAATGTCCGTGTACACCCGCGCGGGCCAGCGAAGCCAGCGTTTGGTGGACAGGCCCATCACCGCGAGCACCATGCCGAGCAGGGTCCCGATAATAGCCGCCGCCACCGACAGGATCAGGGTGTTCAGCAGGCCGGTCTTGAGCAGGTCCGGGAAAACTTCCCAGATGTACTGCCAGTTGAGGAAGGTGTTGAAAAACTGATCCATCAGGCTACTTCGTCTTGAAATCCGCCGGAACCGGAATGTTCGGCTCGAACTGCTGGTGCACCTTCGCCCAGGTGCCGTCCGCGACGGCCTTCTTGATGCCGTCGTTCAGCTTGCCCAGCAGCTCCGTATTGCCCTTCCGCACCGCGTACCCGTGCGGGATGCTGGTCGTGATCGCCTTCGTCACCTTCAGCTCGGGGTTCTTGCTCGCGTAGTCCTCCGCGGACACCTGGTCGAACACCGCGCCGTCGATCGCCGAGGACTTCAGCGCGCTCAGCGCCGCCGCGTCGTTCGGGAAGCGGACCGCCTGTGCCTTCGGCGCGTTCGCGGCGAGCCAGGTGTCCGACACCGTGCCCTGCACCACGCCGATCCGCTTGCCCGCCAACGAGTTCTCGTCCGAAATGCCCGCGGTAGCCTTCGCCTCGATGCCGAGCGACTGGTAGTTGTACGGGTCGCTGAACGCCACCGTCTTCTTGCGCGCTTCGGTCTGCGCGATCGCCGAACTGCCGATGTCGAACCGGCCGTTCGCGACGCTGCCGAGCAGCGCGGAGAAGTCCGTCGACACGAATTCCAGCTTCAGGCCTTCCTTCGCGGCGATATCCTTCAGCAGCTCATTGTCGAAGCCGGTGAATTGGCCGTTCTCCTGGTACGCGTTCGGCCGGGAATCGCTCAGCGTGCCGACCCGCAGGGTCTCGCCCGCGTCGCCACCGCACGCGGTGAGACCGGCGACCAGTGCCGCCGCGAGGGCGGTGACGATCAGTTTTTTCATGCCACCAGTGTGCCCGCGCATCAGGAGTTCGCCACCGGGAGGCCCGGTCCGCCCTTCTCCAGCTCCTTCGCGACCGGCGCCTGCTTGAAGAACTGCGCGTGCAGCCGGGCCGCGGTGCCGTCGGCGATCGCCTTGGCCAGACCGTCGTTGATCTTCTTCAGCAGTTCGGTGTTGGACTTGGCGACCGCGAAGGCCGACGGGGTGTCCTTGTCCGCGACGGTGTAGCCGAATTCGAGCGGAACGGCCGGGTTCTGATCAATGTACTTCTGGCCGATGTCCTTCGGCACGACCCAGCCGTCGAGACCGCCGGTCTTCAGCTGCGCGAAACCGGCGTTGTAGTCCGGGAACCGGACGACCTGCGCACCGGCGAGCTTTCCGGCGAACTCGTCCTGGACCGAACCCTGCACGACGCCGACCCGCTTGCCCGCGAACGAGTTCGCGGCGGGCAGCGCGGCGCCCTTCTTGCTGACGACGGTGGTGTAGCTGGTGTCGTAGCCGTTGCTGAACGCCACGGTCTTCTTGCGCGCGGCGGTCGCGGAGATCGTCGAGCTGCCGATGTCGAACTGGCCGCCGGCGACCTTGGCGAGCAGGCCGGAGAACTCGGTGCCGACGAACTCGACCTGGAAGCCCTCGCGCTTGGCGATGTCCCGCAGCAGTTCGTTGTCGTACCCGGTGAACTGACCGTTTTCGAGGTAGATGCTGGGCGGGGCGTCGGTGAGCGTGCCGACGCGCAGGGTCTGCCCAGAAGCGTCCGAGGATCCGCACGCCGTGAGGCCCGCGGTAGCGGCGACGACGACGGCGAGCGTGCTGAGGATCTTTCTCATGACTTCTTCCTGAATATCCGGGGTGCGCAGACAAGAAGCGCCAGGCCGCGGGTCGGCGGCCTGGCGCTTCCGGGTTCGGCACGAAGACTAAAAGCTTCGCCCGATCGAGTAATGCCGTCTCAGCACGTGGACGACGTGCGCGCACTCACAGAATCGGCTGCGGCGCGTACGCCGCGGCGTCCGGGAATCGCTTGAGCACGTCCTCGACGCGCGCCGCGACTTCTTCGACCTGGCGAGGGGCCACGCCGGTGAACGAGATCCGGTCGGCGAGGAGTTCGTCCAGCTCAGCGCGGTCGAGCGGGATCCGGTCGTCGGCCGCGAACCGGTCGAGCAGGTCGTTCTCGACACCGCGTTCGCGCATCGCGAGGGCGACCCCGACGGCGTTCTCCTTGATCGCCTCGTGAGCCGCCTCACGCCCGACGCCCCGGCGCACCGACGCCATGAGCACCTTCGTGGTCGCCAGGAACGGGAGATAGCGATCAAGCTCACGCTCGACCACGGCCGGGAACGCGCCGAATTCGCCGAGCACAGTGAGGAAGGTCTCGAGCAGGCCGTCGAGCGCGAAGAACGCGTCCGGCAGCGCGACGCGGCGCACCACGGAATCCGAGACGTCGCCCTCGTTCCACTGGTCGCCGGCCAGTTCGCCGATCATCGACAGGTACCCGCGCAGCACCACGGCGAGGCCGTTGACGCGCTCGCAGGACCGGGTGTTCATCTTGTGCGGCATGGCCGACGACCCGACCTGGCCCGGTTTGAAGCCCTCGGTGACCAGCTCGTGCCCGGCCATCAGCCGGATCGTCTTGGCGAGGCTGGACGGCGCGGCGGCGAGCTGGACCACAGTGGACAGTACGTCGAAGTCGAGCGAGCGCGGGTACACCTGCCCGACGCTGACGAACCGGTTGCCGAAGCCGAGGTGCTCGGCGATCTTCGTCTCCAGCTGGTCCAAAGTGGACTCGTCGCCGAGCAGGTCGAGCATGTCCTGCGCGGTGCCGACCGGGCCCTTGATGCCGCGCAGCGGGTAGCGCTCGATCAGGTTGTCCAGCCGGGAGAACGCGACGAGCAGCTCGTCGGCGGCGGTCGCGAAGCGCTTGCCGAGCGTGGTCGCCTGCGCGGCGACGTTGTGCGAGCGGCCGGCCATCACCAGGTCGGAGTGCTCGACGGCGAGCGCGGCCAGCCGGGACAGCACCGCGGCGACGCGCGCGCGGACCAGTTCCAGCGACCGCAGCTGCTGCAGCTGCTCGACGTTCTCGGTGAGGTCGCGCGAGGTCATGCCCTTGTGCACGTGCTCGTGCCCGGCGAGGGCGTTGAACTCCTCGATCCGGGCCTTCACGTCGTGCCGGGTGACGCGTTCGCGGGCGGCGATCGAGTCGAGGTCGACCTGCTCGACCACGCGCTCGTAGTCGTCGAGGACGCCGTCGGGCACCTCGACGCCCAGCTCGGCCTGAGCCCGCAGCACGGCGAGCCACAGCCGCCGCTCGAGCACGACCTTGCGTTCGGGCGACCAGAGCGCCACCAGCTCAGGTGAGGCGTAGCGGGCGGCGAGCACGTTCGGAATGCGGGGCTTGTCCGTCACGCGGCCACGATACCTGCGCAGGTCAGCGGGGCGGTCACCACTCCGTGAAGCTGCCGTCGGGCAGCCGCCACACGGGCGACCGCCAGGCGTGTCCGGCCTCGTCGGCGCGGCGGACAGCCTCCTCGTCCACCTCGATGCCGAGGCCGGGCGCGGTCGGACGCGCGGCGTAACCGTCGATGAACTGGAACAACGCGTCGTCGGCGAGATAGGCGACCG
The nucleotide sequence above comes from Amycolatopsis sp. AA4. Encoded proteins:
- a CDS encoding phosphoribosylaminoimidazolesuccinocarboxamide synthase; amino-acid sequence: MTTLADYPKIAAGKVRDLYAVGDDHLLLVTSDRISAYDFILDTPIPDKGRVLTAMSVFWFEQLSDLIPNHLVAYDDPRIPAEVRGRALLVRRLDMLPVEAVARGYLTGSGYSDYQRTGAVCGVELPEGLVEASKLPSPIFTPATKAAFGEHDENVSFDAVVATIGAKRAEELREATLAVYRRGAEVAAKRGILLADTKFEFGVDETGALVLADEVLTPDSSRYWPAEGYEPGRVQPSFDKQYVRNWLTGPESGWDRASNVQPPPLPSEVVEATRGRYVEAYERMTGLSLEDWL
- a CDS encoding S-adenosyl-l-methionine hydroxide adenosyltransferase family protein yields the protein MAYRWISFTSDYGLHDGFVAACHGVIAGIAPDVRVLDVTHLVPPQQVRSGAAVLAQTVPSLPKAVHLAVVDPGVGTERRGIVVDAAHGILVGPDNGLLLPAAEALGGVYAAYVIDVRTPVSATFHGRDIFAPVAAKLALGAHPGSFGPAIRDLVRLPEPLVAAFPGKLVSDVLTVDHFGNVQLAATPADLDLTGLTGEVTVHSEHVAVSATIGRTFADVPRGANLVYPDSAGKLAVAVNGGSAASVLRIGPAEECTITASPTAS
- a CDS encoding MOSC domain-containing protein gives rise to the protein MGTISRLTYYPVKGCAGTTVQSADVTPAGLAHDREFIVAAADGDFRSQRRFPGMAAIRPRVLDGGTRLALSAPGVEDLTIEVQKDGRRHPASTFNWTGEGVHQGPDAAEWFSTVLGQPSVLLGVTPEHDRVTSGETRGTARFADGHAILVISESSLDHLNERIAQRGAEPVPMDRFRPNLVIRGWAEPHAEDAVRRMEAGGVEFAYAQLCVRCAVPMVDQETGKRSGPEPIRSLAAYHRDPSGGVLFGMKAAVTRPGQLAVGDAVIVHSSAGPIRSTEAAEPPLTATASFPAESG
- a CDS encoding NUDIX hydrolase, which codes for MELLPFDEYVRSLPRKRMSAGILLRDETGRVLLVEPSYKDSWDIPGGVCDAGEPPWRTARREQAEEIGIDRPLGPLLVIDYAPDDGRMPEGLAFIFDGGRISAAETARLTLTDPEILAVHLLPIDEAAQRVAPPLARRLQVAWEAAGTGDSCLLCEDGRPLTAPATGTAATED
- a CDS encoding amino acid ABC transporter ATP-binding protein; this translates as MSTAIRSSSVELRDIHVRFGTLEVLRGVNLKVPSGSTTCVIGPSGSGKSTLLRCVNRLQEPDSGDLLLDGESVIASDPDALRQRVGMVFQHFNLFGHRSVLDNIVLPLRSVRRLSKEDATEVARARLAEVGLADKAPYRPAALSGGQQQRVAIARALAMEPEVMLFDEATSALDPELVKGVLDLMAGLASRGLTLIVVTHEMGFARSVADEVAFMDAGRIVEQGTPEQMFEAPASPRLQQFLSQVL
- a CDS encoding amino acid ABC transporter permease, which gives rise to MDQFFNTFLNWQYIWEVFPDLLKTGLLNTLILSVAAAIIGTLLGMVLAVMGLSTKRWLRWPARVYTDIFRGLPAILTILVIGQGVGLLARGLVGNNPYPLGIAALSLIAAAYIGEIFRAGIQSVDKGQLEASRALGMSYTKAMLLVVIPQGVRRVLPALVNQFIALVKDSTLVYFLGFLTSQRELFRIGQDLAANTGNLSPLVAAGVVYLVITVPLTHLVNYIDKRLQTGRKVPTETKEMIASGTV
- a CDS encoding ABC transporter substrate-binding protein, which encodes MKKLIVTALAAALVAGLTACGGDAGETLRVGTLSDSRPNAYQENGQFTGFDNELLKDIAAKEGLKLEFVSTDFSALLGSVANGRFDIGSSAIAQTEARKKTVAFSDPYNYQSLGIEAKATAGISDENSLAGKRIGVVQGTVSDTWLAANAPKAQAVRFPNDAAALSALKSSAIDGAVFDQVSAEDYASKNPELKVTKAITTSIPHGYAVRKGNTELLGKLNDGIKKAVADGTWAKVHQQFEPNIPVPADFKTK
- a CDS encoding ABC transporter substrate-binding protein → MRKILSTLAVVVAATAGLTACGSSDASGQTLRVGTLTDAPPSIYLENGQFTGYDNELLRDIAKREGFQVEFVGTEFSGLLAKVAGGQFDIGSSTISATAARKKTVAFSNGYDTSYTTVVSKKGAALPAANSFAGKRVGVVQGSVQDEFAGKLAGAQVVRFPDYNAGFAQLKTGGLDGWVVPKDIGQKYIDQNPAVPLEFGYTVADKDTPSAFAVAKSNTELLKKINDGLAKAIADGTAARLHAQFFKQAPVAKELEKGGPGLPVANS
- the purB gene encoding adenylosuccinate lyase, translating into MTDKPRIPNVLAARYASPELVALWSPERKVVLERRLWLAVLRAQAELGVEVPDGVLDDYERVVEQVDLDSIAARERVTRHDVKARIEEFNALAGHEHVHKGMTSRDLTENVEQLQQLRSLELVRARVAAVLSRLAALAVEHSDLVMAGRSHNVAAQATTLGKRFATAADELLVAFSRLDNLIERYPLRGIKGPVGTAQDMLDLLGDESTLDQLETKIAEHLGFGNRFVSVGQVYPRSLDFDVLSTVVQLAAAPSSLAKTIRLMAGHELVTEGFKPGQVGSSAMPHKMNTRSCERVNGLAVVLRGYLSMIGELAGDQWNEGDVSDSVVRRVALPDAFFALDGLLETFLTVLGEFGAFPAVVERELDRYLPFLATTKVLMASVRRGVGREAAHEAIKENAVGVALAMRERGVENDLLDRFAADDRIPLDRAELDELLADRISFTGVAPRQVEEVAARVEDVLKRFPDAAAYAPQPIL